The Echinicola rosea genome has a segment encoding these proteins:
- a CDS encoding succinylglutamate desuccinylase/aspartoacylase family protein: MKNRNLLVSLFGVIVLFCLGTATTAQQLTDFPSGCRRDTMVYLGSEDSLAVTMIKGKHDGPVFTLVAGVHGFEYPPILAIQDLMKRIQPEKLHGTLVILPLANEAAFYGRSVFTNPKDGKNLNRVFPGKAGGSITEQIAHWISKEVIPVSDVFLDIHGGDASEDLLPFVCYYNRKDTPDQVALAHRLTKAANFEYNVVYPYTLSPDAPSEYAFKEAVQQGKTALSIEAGKLGNVQPAMVAMITEGVMNMLATMEMYPFDEKRHVNQKWLKEQVYLKCPSTGIFYSNIKSGDKVAEGQVLGVITNVFGEKLADISAPASGTVLYKVGTPPVNKGETLFCIGK, encoded by the coding sequence GTGAAAAATCGAAATCTATTAGTGTCACTTTTCGGAGTGATCGTGCTATTTTGTTTAGGAACGGCGACAACTGCCCAACAGCTTACGGACTTTCCTTCTGGCTGCAGGAGGGATACTATGGTGTACCTTGGGAGCGAAGATTCGTTGGCAGTTACCATGATAAAGGGAAAGCACGATGGCCCAGTATTTACCTTGGTAGCAGGGGTTCACGGATTTGAGTATCCCCCCATATTGGCCATTCAGGATTTGATGAAAAGGATTCAACCCGAAAAGCTACATGGCACTTTGGTAATCCTTCCTCTCGCCAATGAAGCTGCTTTTTACGGTCGTTCGGTCTTTACCAATCCGAAAGATGGTAAAAATCTTAACCGTGTTTTTCCCGGAAAAGCTGGGGGCTCCATTACCGAGCAGATTGCGCACTGGATCAGTAAGGAAGTGATTCCCGTATCGGATGTGTTTTTGGACATCCATGGAGGAGATGCCAGTGAGGATTTGTTACCGTTTGTTTGCTATTACAACCGCAAGGACACACCTGACCAGGTAGCGCTTGCACATCGACTTACCAAAGCGGCCAACTTTGAATACAATGTGGTCTATCCCTACACCTTGTCGCCGGATGCACCATCGGAATATGCTTTTAAAGAGGCTGTCCAGCAGGGCAAAACGGCCTTGAGCATTGAGGCAGGTAAGTTGGGCAATGTCCAGCCAGCTATGGTTGCGATGATTACCGAGGGGGTAATGAACATGCTGGCCACCATGGAAATGTACCCTTTTGATGAAAAGAGACATGTGAACCAAAAATGGTTAAAAGAGCAAGTTTATTTAAAGTGCCCATCCACAGGGATTTTTTACAGCAATATCAAAAGTGGTGACAAGGTGGCGGAAGGCCAAGTCCTTGGAGTGATCACGAATGTTTTTGGTGAGAAGCTAGCAGATATTTCAGCCCCCGCCTCAGGTACTGTACTCTACAAAGTGGGCACACCACCTGTAAACAAAGGGGAGACGTTGTTTTGCATTGGAAAGTGA
- a CDS encoding DUF3999 family protein, which produces MRPIIKLLTPILLLMCQGALGQVKEYAYMRELEGITDTWHQINLPDDIFGKVNQQLTDIRIYGITTQQDTIEAPYLLRSSAPKADKTAIDFNILNTSHHGQKYFYTFEVADETITDHIALKFDQHNFDWKIKLEGSHDQSEWFTLLEDYRILSIKNTSTDFQFTTLKFPAANYSFYRLTIPNNKNPNLQHAGLTRQVIEKGTYQDHQVTNMQSRHDNQSKSTHIEVKLAMAVPISQVKVNIKEDFDYYRPITISYLSDSVKTEKGWHYQYRQLASGTLNSLSGNQFSLPPTTLQQLHITIHNQDNAPLTINDVEAKGFEYSLTARFTTPADYFLVYGHTNGVKPDYDIAKFPENIPSSPKTLTLKPAIAVQPTPDAAPLPLFGNKAWLWAVMAVIIAVLGWFSLKMIKNA; this is translated from the coding sequence ATGAGACCAATCATTAAACTGCTAACCCCCATTTTGCTGCTGATGTGCCAAGGTGCCCTTGGGCAAGTAAAGGAGTACGCGTACATGCGTGAATTGGAAGGAATCACGGATACCTGGCACCAGATCAATTTGCCGGATGACATTTTCGGGAAAGTCAATCAACAGCTCACCGATATCCGAATCTATGGCATCACCACACAGCAGGACACGATAGAGGCTCCTTACCTCCTTCGTTCCTCCGCCCCAAAAGCAGACAAAACAGCCATTGATTTCAACATACTCAACACTTCGCATCATGGCCAAAAGTACTTTTACACATTCGAAGTAGCGGATGAAACGATAACGGACCATATTGCCTTAAAGTTTGATCAACATAACTTTGACTGGAAAATCAAATTGGAAGGAAGCCATGACCAAAGCGAATGGTTCACCTTACTGGAAGATTACAGGATTCTCTCCATCAAAAACACTTCCACTGACTTTCAGTTTACCACCCTGAAGTTTCCAGCAGCCAATTATTCCTTCTATCGACTGACCATCCCCAATAACAAAAACCCCAACCTTCAACATGCTGGACTAACGCGACAGGTCATCGAAAAAGGAACGTACCAAGACCACCAAGTTACGAACATGCAGTCCCGTCATGACAATCAATCAAAATCAACGCATATCGAGGTAAAATTGGCCATGGCGGTACCGATAAGTCAGGTAAAGGTAAATATTAAGGAAGATTTTGACTATTATCGCCCTATTACTATTAGCTACCTTTCTGATAGCGTAAAAACAGAAAAAGGCTGGCACTACCAATACCGGCAATTGGCTTCGGGGACACTAAATTCCCTCTCGGGCAACCAATTCTCCCTGCCTCCAACCACCCTTCAGCAGCTCCACATCACCATCCATAACCAGGACAATGCCCCACTTACCATCAATGATGTAGAAGCCAAAGGGTTTGAATATAGTTTAACTGCCCGCTTCACCACACCGGCTGATTATTTTCTAGTGTATGGCCATACCAATGGGGTGAAACCAGACTATGATATCGCCAAATTCCCTGAAAACATCCCTTCATCTCCAAAAACACTTACGCTAAAACCGGCAATAGCCGTCCAGCCAACACCAGATGCAGCCCCATTGCCGCTATTTGGCAATAAAGCGTGGCTTTGGGCTGTTATGGCGGTCATTATTGCTGTTCTGGGTTGGTTTTCGCTCAAGATGATCAAAAATGCCTGA
- a CDS encoding helicase HerA-like domain-containing protein, producing the protein MKTKEDFQQCISAGYQTKKDFFILGTGVLGQDPVKGATVKIPLKTLNRHGLIAGATGTGKTKTLQVIAEQLSLKGVPSVLMDLKGDLSGLACPGASNEHIVWRSDAIGVDYEATGLPVELLTISQQPGTRLRATVTEFGPVLISQILDLNSTQQGIIALIFRFCDIKQLPLLDLEDLKEVLQYVINEGKEEIKKEFGAVSSASVNTIMRKIIELEQQGATSFFGEVSFDVNDLVRQKDGKGVVSIIRLTDIQDRPKLFSTFMLSLLSEIYETFPEQGDGDKPKLCLFIDEAHLVFDNASKDLIDKIEAIVKLIRSKGVGVYFCTQSPTDIPDKVLGQLGLKVQHALRAFTAKDRKAIGKTSENYPLSEFYDTKAVLTSMGIGEALVTALSEKGLPTPLAHTLVRAPISRMDVLSQREINELVNSSSIAAKYNQQIDRESAHEMIEAKLKLAEETAKEKVASRGAGKSATKEGDNLFEELSKNTMVRQIGRTIFRELTRSILGTLTGKRR; encoded by the coding sequence ATGAAGACCAAAGAAGATTTCCAGCAATGTATTTCGGCAGGGTACCAAACGAAAAAGGATTTTTTTATCTTAGGAACAGGCGTATTGGGACAGGATCCAGTAAAGGGAGCTACTGTCAAGATCCCCCTTAAGACGCTTAATCGCCATGGCTTGATCGCAGGTGCTACCGGTACTGGTAAGACCAAGACCTTACAAGTGATAGCGGAGCAGCTTTCGCTGAAAGGCGTCCCGAGCGTGCTCATGGACCTAAAAGGTGATCTTTCTGGTCTGGCTTGTCCAGGTGCCTCTAACGAACACATTGTCTGGCGAAGTGATGCCATCGGGGTGGATTATGAGGCCACCGGTCTTCCTGTGGAGCTGCTGACGATCAGTCAGCAGCCTGGAACGCGGCTGCGGGCTACAGTTACGGAGTTCGGTCCGGTACTGATTTCGCAGATCCTGGACCTGAACAGTACCCAACAAGGGATCATCGCTTTGATTTTTAGGTTTTGTGATATCAAGCAATTACCCCTGCTGGATTTGGAAGACTTGAAAGAGGTCTTACAGTATGTGATCAATGAGGGCAAGGAAGAAATAAAAAAGGAGTTTGGAGCAGTGTCCTCTGCCTCTGTGAATACCATCATGCGTAAGATCATCGAATTGGAGCAGCAGGGAGCGACATCATTTTTTGGAGAAGTGTCCTTTGACGTCAATGATTTGGTAAGGCAAAAGGACGGTAAAGGAGTGGTTTCCATAATTCGCTTGACGGATATTCAGGATCGGCCAAAGCTATTTTCTACCTTTATGTTGAGCCTGTTGTCGGAGATTTATGAGACCTTTCCCGAGCAGGGCGATGGGGATAAGCCCAAGTTATGTTTGTTTATCGATGAGGCACATCTTGTATTTGATAATGCCTCCAAAGACCTAATTGATAAGATCGAGGCTATTGTGAAACTGATCAGGTCAAAAGGCGTAGGGGTGTATTTCTGTACCCAAAGTCCCACTGATATTCCCGACAAGGTCTTAGGGCAATTGGGGCTAAAAGTCCAGCATGCTTTAAGGGCTTTTACGGCCAAAGACCGCAAGGCAATCGGCAAAACCTCCGAAAATTATCCCCTTTCCGAATTCTATGATACCAAAGCAGTACTCACCTCAATGGGAATAGGAGAAGCGCTGGTTACAGCCTTAAGTGAAAAGGGGCTTCCTACACCACTGGCGCATACATTGGTCAGGGCACCTATTTCACGAATGGATGTCCTTTCGCAGCGAGAGATCAACGAATTGGTCAATAGTTCGAGTATTGCTGCTAAATATAATCAGCAAATAGACCGGGAGAGTGCGCATGAAATGATCGAGGCGAAACTCAAGCTGGCTGAAGAAACAGCCAAAGAAAAAGTAGCTTCGAGGGGTGCAGGCAAGTCTGCCACAAAAGAAGGGGACAACCTGTTTGAAGAATTGTCAAAAAACACCATGGTGAGACAGATCGGACGGACGATTTTCCGAGAGTTAACCAGAAGTATCTTGGGGACATTGACTGGAAAGCGAAGATAG
- a CDS encoding DUF937 domain-containing protein has translation MINEILKNVGPEVISKITSQFGLSEEQASKAVDTTQESLTATATKEAAGGNLDGLLDMINQGSGAAGGSMFQKFAGNLASDYISKLGVSEGIARQISNFVLPLVLDKIVGQTGGNAGKGDLMKLIGGSAGDILKGKAGDMLGGLGNMFK, from the coding sequence ATGATCAATGAAATTTTAAAAAACGTGGGGCCAGAGGTGATTTCCAAAATTACCAGCCAATTCGGATTGTCAGAAGAGCAAGCTTCCAAGGCAGTGGACACAACTCAGGAGTCGTTAACCGCTACTGCCACCAAAGAAGCCGCAGGTGGTAATCTGGATGGTCTTCTCGATATGATCAATCAAGGTAGCGGGGCTGCGGGCGGTAGTATGTTTCAAAAATTTGCAGGAAACCTGGCCAGTGATTACATCTCCAAGCTGGGAGTTTCTGAAGGCATAGCTAGGCAGATCAGCAACTTTGTGCTCCCACTGGTTCTTGACAAAATCGTAGGCCAAACAGGTGGCAATGCTGGAAAGGGAGATTTGATGAAGCTTATCGGAGGCAGTGCCGGCGACATCCTCAAAGGAAAGGCAGGTGATATGCTCGGTGGATTGGGAAATATGTTTAAATGA
- a CDS encoding tetratricopeptide repeat protein, translating into MTISLMLGTGIHNTSLAQGSPNLGKTDRLMEMAKASIAKNEYKKANYYFRQIIESSASIPPEMPYYFAETLYELKQYDNSAKFLNKYLEINGFKADNYESAKTLEKKLKAPLEAIAACKLCDSKGYRYQMCPTCHGEKVIQQDCSYCKGNGIVGCSRCKATGIVTKKNVFNITEYYQCSRCKGEGRLTCPRCDGSLKEVSACHTCSGFGEVHSEELCDHQVQDKHHDENITVQ; encoded by the coding sequence ATGACCATATCCCTAATGCTGGGAACGGGGATTCACAACACTTCTTTGGCCCAGGGCAGTCCGAATTTGGGCAAGACGGATCGGTTGATGGAGATGGCCAAAGCCTCCATTGCCAAAAACGAATATAAAAAAGCCAATTATTATTTCCGCCAAATCATAGAAAGCAGTGCTTCTATCCCACCAGAAATGCCGTATTATTTTGCAGAAACGCTTTACGAACTAAAGCAATATGACAATAGCGCAAAATTTCTCAACAAATATTTAGAGATCAATGGATTCAAAGCCGATAATTACGAGTCTGCCAAAACCCTCGAAAAGAAATTAAAAGCCCCGTTAGAGGCCATTGCAGCCTGTAAACTGTGTGACTCCAAGGGATATCGATACCAAATGTGCCCCACATGCCATGGAGAGAAAGTCATCCAGCAGGATTGTAGCTATTGCAAAGGAAACGGCATCGTGGGATGCAGCCGCTGTAAAGCCACTGGCATCGTCACCAAAAAAAATGTTTTCAACATTACGGAATATTACCAATGCTCCCGCTGCAAAGGAGAAGGCAGGCTCACCTGTCCGCGATGTGATGGCAGCCTAAAAGAAGTCAGCGCCTGTCACACCTGCTCTGGTTTTGGTGAAGTACATTCAGAAGAACTATGTGACCATCAAGTGCAGGATAAGCACCATGATGAGAACATTACAGTCCAATAA
- a CDS encoding zinc ribbon domain-containing protein YjdM → MSDIIPCPKCNSTYTYPTGISMMCPECGHEWNPETATVAETEESLVVKDANGNSLQDGDDVIVIKNLPVKGAAHPIKAGTKVKNIRLVEGDHNIDCKIPGFGAMALKAIFVKKA, encoded by the coding sequence ATGTCAGATATAATCCCTTGCCCAAAGTGCAATTCGACCTATACTTATCCAACAGGAATTTCGATGATGTGCCCTGAGTGTGGCCACGAGTGGAACCCAGAAACAGCAACAGTAGCGGAAACTGAAGAAAGTCTAGTCGTCAAGGATGCCAATGGCAATTCCCTTCAGGATGGCGACGATGTGATCGTCATCAAAAATCTCCCTGTAAAAGGTGCAGCCCACCCCATAAAAGCCGGCACCAAGGTGAAAAACATTCGTTTGGTAGAGGGAGATCATAACATCGATTGTAAAATCCCTGGCTTCGGTGCAATGGCCTTGAAGGCCATTTTTGTAAAAAAAGCCTAA
- a CDS encoding DUF2339 domain-containing protein translates to MAENHEKLDLLLKKLDVLLEKQEAFSKEVNQLQSEIQLLKGTAASAVKKEHTQSEIPQKKPIPQLRPFRKQEKSKAALAWDYPPKPKKSKTDFEKFIGENLANKIGIIIVIIGVAIGAKYTIENQLVGPMTRVVIGYIMGIGLMGFAIKLKKKYENFSAVLLSGAMAIMYFITFAAFSFYGLIGLPITFVLMVVFTAFTVLAALHYDKQVIAHIGLVGAYAVPFLLSDGSGNVGFLFSYIAIINAGILVIAIKKYWKALYYSAFGLTWIIYLAWFILDYSRGYHFGLAMTFLAVFFVLFYLAFLAYKFLQKETFNSADIIMLLSNAFIFYGIGYALLSGQSENASFLGMFTLGNAIIHFLVSLPIYKRKLADRNLFYLVIGLVLIFVTLTFPVQFDGNWVTLMWTGEAALLYWIGRTKQVAFYEKMAYPLMLLAFFSLVQDWSIVYGTSYQEMEGSHFKPLLNIHFLSSLLFLAGFGWIFWIQSKIDFAPSWKPAKGTARIISYGIPAILLFTAFYAFFAEITTYWQQLYVTSEVAIVNNGYLRDDDLLHFKSIWAICYSLAFVVSLAVLNFKKLRSQRLGFVNMVLIAFTLLIFLTNGLYALSELRVTYLKPPHPEYFTYDLENIIIRYISFVFAGLALIAAYFYRKQAFMKRSFVMAFDFVLHLTLVWILSSELIHWMDMAGWSRQYKLGLSIFWGVYALTVIGIGIWKNKKYLRIAAIALFGLTLLKLFFYDISHLDTIAKTVVFISLGILLLIISFLYNKFKHSISDETNH, encoded by the coding sequence ATGGCCGAAAATCACGAAAAGCTGGACTTGCTCCTAAAAAAACTGGATGTATTGCTGGAAAAACAGGAAGCGTTTTCCAAGGAAGTCAATCAACTGCAATCTGAAATCCAACTTCTTAAAGGAACGGCTGCCTCCGCTGTAAAAAAGGAGCATACCCAATCCGAAATACCCCAAAAGAAACCAATACCCCAACTCCGTCCTTTCCGTAAACAGGAAAAGTCAAAAGCCGCCCTGGCCTGGGATTATCCCCCAAAGCCTAAAAAATCTAAAACCGATTTCGAAAAGTTCATTGGTGAAAATCTGGCCAATAAGATCGGGATAATCATCGTCATTATTGGAGTCGCCATAGGTGCCAAATACACGATCGAAAACCAACTTGTCGGGCCTATGACCAGGGTTGTCATTGGCTACATCATGGGAATTGGTCTAATGGGCTTTGCCATAAAGCTGAAAAAGAAGTACGAAAACTTCAGTGCCGTATTGCTCAGTGGAGCAATGGCCATCATGTACTTCATTACTTTTGCGGCATTTAGTTTTTACGGGCTGATCGGGCTTCCAATTACTTTTGTGCTAATGGTTGTTTTCACAGCTTTCACCGTGCTGGCAGCATTGCACTATGATAAGCAGGTCATCGCGCATATTGGATTGGTCGGCGCTTATGCCGTCCCCTTTCTGCTCAGTGATGGATCCGGAAATGTCGGTTTTCTCTTTTCATATATCGCTATTATCAATGCGGGAATCCTGGTCATTGCTATCAAAAAATACTGGAAAGCACTTTACTATTCCGCTTTTGGACTGACTTGGATCATCTATCTGGCCTGGTTCATTTTGGACTATAGTCGAGGGTATCATTTTGGCTTGGCCATGACGTTTCTGGCGGTCTTTTTTGTGCTCTTCTACTTGGCTTTCCTTGCGTATAAATTCCTCCAAAAAGAAACGTTCAATTCCGCAGACATCATCATGCTGCTGAGCAATGCCTTTATCTTTTATGGAATAGGTTATGCACTCCTTTCAGGTCAATCGGAAAATGCATCCTTTTTGGGAATGTTTACACTGGGAAATGCCATTATCCACTTCTTGGTCAGCTTGCCCATTTATAAACGTAAACTAGCGGATCGTAACCTCTTCTATTTGGTGATAGGATTGGTCCTGATATTTGTAACTTTGACTTTCCCAGTACAGTTTGATGGCAACTGGGTGACACTGATGTGGACTGGAGAAGCGGCATTGTTATACTGGATAGGAAGGACCAAGCAGGTAGCATTTTATGAAAAAATGGCTTATCCCCTGATGCTCCTTGCTTTCTTTAGCCTTGTCCAAGACTGGTCTATCGTCTATGGTACATCTTATCAGGAAATGGAAGGTTCTCATTTTAAGCCACTGCTCAATATTCATTTCTTGTCCTCCCTACTATTTTTGGCCGGCTTTGGGTGGATCTTTTGGATTCAGTCTAAAATAGATTTCGCCCCGTCTTGGAAACCGGCCAAAGGAACAGCCCGTATTATTTCTTATGGGATCCCCGCGATCCTGCTCTTCACTGCTTTCTATGCATTCTTCGCAGAAATCACTACATATTGGCAGCAGCTGTATGTAACCTCTGAAGTGGCAATTGTCAACAACGGATATTTAAGGGACGACGACTTGCTGCATTTCAAGAGCATCTGGGCCATCTGCTATTCACTGGCTTTTGTGGTAAGTTTGGCTGTTTTGAATTTCAAGAAACTCCGCAGCCAGCGGCTCGGGTTTGTCAACATGGTTTTAATAGCCTTTACCCTGTTGATCTTCTTGACCAATGGTCTCTATGCGCTGAGTGAACTTAGGGTAACTTATCTGAAACCACCACATCCGGAATACTTCACCTATGATCTTGAAAATATTATCATCCGATACATCTCCTTTGTATTTGCGGGTCTAGCCCTCATTGCAGCCTATTTCTACCGAAAACAAGCTTTTATGAAGCGTTCGTTTGTGATGGCTTTTGACTTTGTCCTGCACTTAACGCTGGTTTGGATCCTCAGTAGTGAACTGATCCATTGGATGGACATGGCCGGTTGGTCCCGTCAATATAAGCTTGGACTCAGTATATTTTGGGGTGTCTATGCGCTGACAGTGATAGGAATTGGAATCTGGAAAAACAAAAAGTACCTGCGGATAGCGGCGATTGCGCTGTTTGGCCTTACACTGCTCAAACTGTTCTTCTATGACATCAGTCACTTGGACACCATCGCCAAAACCGTGGTTTTCATTTCCCTTGGTATTTTATTGCTGATCATTTCATTTCTGTATAACAAATTCAAGCACAGTATTTCTGATGAGACCAATCATTAA
- a CDS encoding CobW family GTP-binding protein, with protein MPNKKISVTILTGFLGAGKTSVLNNLLAHYSEQKNMVIENEFGAASVDGGLVNLKYDRVFELNNGCICCSLGEELYAVLRDIAQLSTPPDNVFIEASGMADPGALASVFIFETISEYFTVKAVIGVVDAVLFEDSLAEVAEAGRQLAIADLILLNKEAMVTKDYIHSLVQKIKHINPLSMVFPTNYGNFTEELLEKDFTRNSQLLTYKETLPHEHSNVKSIKLDFKDAIFDLGRLRSILTVSLFLHYHQIYRIKGFVHISESKRLQLVQSVGQQLSISPVTQEEEQAPFLVVIGKGLTRKGIEKLFAKGLDHETTSQSSDIKQSMTNPEQ; from the coding sequence ATGCCGAACAAAAAAATAAGCGTCACTATCCTGACTGGCTTTTTGGGAGCTGGTAAGACATCTGTGCTCAATAATTTGCTTGCCCATTATTCCGAACAAAAAAACATGGTGATCGAAAATGAGTTTGGGGCAGCATCGGTGGATGGAGGTTTGGTGAACTTGAAGTATGACCGTGTCTTTGAGTTGAATAATGGCTGCATTTGCTGTTCGTTGGGAGAGGAATTATATGCGGTACTGAGGGATATAGCCCAATTGTCCACACCACCGGACAACGTGTTTATAGAGGCTTCAGGAATGGCAGATCCGGGGGCATTGGCGAGTGTTTTTATCTTCGAAACGATCAGTGAGTATTTTACCGTAAAGGCTGTCATAGGAGTGGTGGATGCTGTTTTGTTTGAGGATAGTTTGGCTGAAGTGGCAGAGGCGGGGAGACAGCTGGCCATCGCTGACCTGATTTTGTTAAACAAGGAAGCAATGGTCACCAAAGACTATATCCATTCACTTGTCCAGAAAATCAAACATATAAATCCACTATCCATGGTGTTTCCTACCAATTACGGTAACTTCACCGAAGAGCTGCTGGAAAAGGACTTTACTCGAAATTCTCAGCTGCTAACGTACAAAGAAACACTTCCTCATGAACATAGCAATGTCAAGTCCATTAAGTTGGATTTCAAGGATGCCATATTTGACCTTGGGCGCTTGCGAAGTATCTTGACAGTGTCCTTATTTCTCCATTACCATCAGATCTACAGGATAAAAGGCTTTGTCCATATCAGTGAAAGTAAAAGGCTACAATTGGTCCAAAGTGTGGGGCAGCAGCTAAGTATTTCGCCTGTCACACAGGAGGAGGAACAAGCACCATTTTTGGTGGTCATAGGAAAAGGGCTAACCAGAAAAGGGATAGAGAAACTATTCGCCAAAGGACTTGATCATGAAACAACGTCCCAATCCTCAGATATTAAGCAATCAATGACCAACCCTGAACAATGA
- a CDS encoding DUF4332 domain-containing protein: MSKTITSIEGIGPVNQEKLAKAAVKTVEALLEKGASKKGRKALAEATGIDEGKILDFVNMADLFRINGVASQFAELLKATGVDTVKELRTRNPENLHKALTETNESKKLTRVVPALSQIEDFIDQAKSLDPVVTH, encoded by the coding sequence ATGTCAAAAACCATCACAAGTATTGAAGGAATAGGACCTGTGAACCAGGAAAAACTGGCCAAAGCAGCAGTAAAAACCGTGGAAGCATTATTGGAAAAAGGCGCTTCCAAGAAAGGGAGAAAAGCACTGGCCGAAGCTACAGGAATTGATGAAGGTAAGATCTTGGACTTTGTCAATATGGCTGATCTTTTTAGAATCAACGGTGTCGCCAGCCAGTTTGCAGAATTACTGAAAGCCACCGGTGTGGACACAGTCAAAGAACTTCGTACCCGAAATCCCGAAAATCTGCACAAAGCGCTCACCGAAACAAATGAATCCAAAAAGTTGACCAGAGTGGTACCTGCCTTGAGCCAAATTGAAGATTTTATCGATCAGGCCAAATCATTGGATCCTGTGGTTACCCATTGA
- a CDS encoding BaiN/RdsA family NAD(P)/FAD-dependent oxidoreductase, translated as MGVIGVIGGGAAGFFAAIHAAQKGNNVIIFEKTGKTLSKVKVSGGGRCNVTHEAFQVSALVKHYPRGEKFLKKSFMKFHAKDTVEWFESRGVKLKTESDGRMFPVTDSSQTIIDLLRKEAEKFGVVVELRASVEHIVRKGEGFMLKVNGKDRLVDKVIVSAGGSPKSKSYQMYRDLGHQVVDPIPSLFTFNSPESDLKKMPGLTVPNALVRIEGTKLAYQGPLLITHWGISGPVVLKLSAFGAKWLNEQMYHTNVHIRWRADMKEEEIREALRAYKHQHPKRKMHGYPLFDLPKRLWEHLLASAGISGSLTWQECVKKQINILEQHIFCYILQVKGKTTFKEEFVTAGGIALNEVNPTTMESRLVPNLFFAGEVLDIDGITGGFNFQAAWTTGYIAGQSTHN; from the coding sequence ATGGGAGTTATAGGAGTAATTGGTGGCGGGGCAGCTGGTTTTTTTGCCGCTATTCACGCAGCGCAAAAAGGAAACAACGTGATCATCTTCGAGAAAACAGGCAAGACCCTGTCGAAAGTAAAAGTCTCGGGGGGTGGCAGGTGTAACGTGACCCATGAAGCATTTCAAGTATCAGCGTTGGTAAAGCATTATCCAAGAGGAGAGAAGTTTCTCAAGAAATCGTTTATGAAATTCCATGCCAAGGATACCGTGGAGTGGTTCGAGTCCAGGGGCGTAAAACTAAAGACAGAGAGCGACGGTAGGATGTTTCCCGTCACGGACAGTTCACAGACCATCATTGACCTGCTTCGTAAAGAAGCGGAGAAATTTGGGGTAGTGGTCGAGCTTCGGGCTTCTGTGGAGCATATTGTCCGTAAGGGAGAAGGATTTATGCTTAAGGTGAATGGAAAAGATAGGTTGGTGGACAAAGTGATCGTTTCTGCAGGAGGAAGCCCAAAATCGAAGAGTTACCAAATGTACAGGGATCTGGGGCACCAGGTAGTAGATCCTATCCCGAGTCTTTTTACATTTAATTCACCTGAATCAGACCTCAAAAAGATGCCAGGATTGACCGTACCCAATGCCCTAGTTAGGATAGAAGGGACGAAATTGGCCTATCAAGGGCCACTGCTGATCACCCACTGGGGAATCAGTGGGCCAGTGGTTTTGAAATTGTCAGCATTTGGTGCAAAATGGTTGAATGAGCAAATGTACCACACCAATGTGCACATAAGGTGGAGAGCAGATATGAAAGAAGAAGAAATCCGTGAGGCATTGAGAGCATACAAGCATCAGCATCCCAAGCGTAAAATGCATGGATATCCCCTGTTTGATTTACCCAAAAGACTATGGGAGCACCTTTTAGCAAGTGCTGGTATTAGCGGCTCACTCACTTGGCAGGAATGTGTCAAAAAACAAATAAATATTTTGGAACAGCATATTTTTTGCTATATATTACAAGTGAAAGGAAAGACAACCTTCAAAGAGGAATTCGTTACCGCTGGGGGAATCGCCCTAAATGAAGTAAATCCAACTACTATGGAGAGTCGCTTGGTACCGAATTTGTTTTTTGCAGGAGAAGTCTTAGATATTGATGGAATTACAGGCGGTTTTAACTTTCAAGCTGCTTGGACCACGGGATATATTGCAGGACAATCAACACATAACTAA